A single Mastomys coucha isolate ucsf_1 chromosome X, UCSF_Mcou_1, whole genome shotgun sequence DNA region contains:
- the LOC116093527 gene encoding protein PPP4R3C-like, which produces MNDKLHSVKVYVMVEDEQWKDIGAGQISTKYIERLQGMYLLVHSESDGSLIMECKIHPNMPYYKQQGEVIIWSEAKNHGMAIHFQEPNGCQEIWEDICRVQGKDSSVEVTQEHTGDLESFEDLLPTWNLVEMPKCDLHTLENIADLFTFVDEKPSHRERLALVLEKGGYIKKLLQLFNTCEKLNDIEGLHNLNSIIKGILFLDDARLFKIMFSDEFFMDMVGCLEYGPGLDQQKQYRKFLAQHAKFKEIVPITHSQLRQTIQQTYRMQYVHDIMLPIPSIFESNLLSDLTSMIVFNKIKIITMLQDDENFLLEVFAQLKDNTIGDERRHELLLFFKEFCAFAKTLEDQEKEELLKTLIKLGIMSALKVVVHMHDYQIQIAALDIFPYLVEYNPGLVREYLLEEAQDSEDNDDLLINIMIKQMICESDPEFSQGNVLPVLLHDLLDPDNMHITAKGCEKEEFLNFFYTRCINTLIAPILSTTAENDNANNRANICPDNYQNAQLLEVILEILTFCVQYHSTYIKNYILSNNLLSRILELMSSKHTFLILCVVRFMRKMVDLKDENYNIYIIDKNLFEPVINAFVHNGHRYNMLNSAIIELFEFIRQENIKSLIANIVENFFIAFESIEYVQTFKGLKIKYEEEKRKHQVRRNSHNVVYQKIYCRRTNVMEVKVKADLCCRRIIGGERTILPRRRDFSSHYDIIMNIKKINESENVIEQQKRTSPEVSKCCSSHGDATANRMSMAHCSSLIPLVDYPNGSDGEDDNDPYSNDKDEDEYKDEDKETTPKRPNLSS; this is translated from the coding sequence ATGAATGACAAACTTCATAGCGTGAAAGTCTATGTTATGGTGGAAGATGAGCAATGGAAAGACATAGGTGCAGGACAAATTTCAACCAAATATATCGAACGGCTCCAGGGCATGTACCTGCTTGTTCATTCAGAATCAGATGGCTCACTGATTATGGAATGCAAGATACATCCTAACATGCCCTATTACAAACAACAAGGGGAGGTAATCATTTGGTCTGAAGCTAAGAACCATGGTATGGCAATACATTTCCAGGAACCAAATGGTTGTCAAGAGATTTGGGAAGACATTTGTCGAGTTCAAGGTAAGGATTCAAGTGTAGAAGTCACACAAGAACATACTGGTGATCTGGAATCTTTTGAAGATCTGCTACCAACCTGGAATCTGGTTGAGATGCCAAAGTGTGACCTCCATACACTTGAAAATATtgcagatttatttacttttgtcgATGAAAAACCAAGCCACAGGGAAAGACTGGCACTAGTCTTGGAAAAAGGAGGATATATTAAAAAATTGCTACAGCTTTTCAACACCTGTGAAAAACTGAATGACATAGAAGGCTTACATAATTTGAATAGCATAATTAAAGGAATCCTGTTTCTAGATGATGCACGCTtgtttaaaatcatgttttctgATGAATTTTTCATGGATATGGTAGGATGCCTTGAATACGGCCCTGGTTTAGATCAGCAAAAGCAATACAGGAAATTCTTGGCTCAACATGCGAAATTCAAGGAAATTGTACCAATAACACACTCCCAACTTAGGCAAACAATACAACAGACCTACAGAATGCAATATGTTCATGATATTATGTTGCCCATACCATCCATATTTGAATCGAATCTTCTTTCTGATCTTACCAGTATGattgttttcaacaaaattaaaataattaccatGCTGCAGGATGATGAAAATTTTTTGCTTGAAGTTTTTGCTCAGTTAAAAGATAACACCATAGGTGATGAGAGACGGCATGAATTGTTATTATTCTTCAAGGAATTCTGTGCATTTGCTAAGACATTAGAGGATCAAGAGAAAGAGGAATTACTGAAAACCCTAATAAAGCTAGGAATCATGAGTGCTCTGAAAGTTGTAGTGCACATGCATGATTACCAAATACAAATAGCTGCTCTAGATATATTTCCTTATCTAGTAGAATATAATCCAGGCCTAGTCCGAGAATATCTACTGGAAGAAGCTCAGGATAGTGAAGATAATGATGACCTTCTCATTAATATAATGATCAAACAAATGATCTGTGAATCTGATCCTGAATTTTCACAAGGCAACGTTTTGCCAGTACTTCTCCATGATCTTCTTGATCCAGATAATATGCATATCACAGCCAAGGGATGTGAAAAAGAggaatttcttaatttcttctatACACGTTGCATAAATACCCTCATAGCACCAATTTTGTCTACCACAGCAGAGAATGACAATGCCAATAATAGGGCTAACATCTGTCCTGATAATTATCAAAATGCACAATTGCTGGAAGTAATTTTAGAAATACTTACATTTTGTGTACAATACCACtcaacatatataaaaaattatattttgagtaACAACTTGCTCAGCAGAATCTTGGAGCTGAtgagttcaaagcacacatttctgattttgtgtgttGTTCGGTTTATGAGAAAGATGGTAGATCTTAAAGACGAGaattataatatttacataattgACAAGAACCTGTTTGAACCAGTTATAAATGCTTTTGTACATAATGGACATCGGTATAATATGTTAAATTCAGCTATTATTGAGCTATTTGAATTTATAAGACAAGAAAATATCAAGTCTCTTATTGCAAACATTGTGGAAaacttttttattgcttttgaatCAATTGAGTATGTCCAGACATTTAAAgggttaaaaattaaatatgaagaggagaagagaaaacatCAAGTAAGAAGAAATTCACATAATGTAGTATATCAGAAAATATATTGCAGACGTACCAATGTTATGGAGGTCAAAGTCAAGGCAGACTTATGTTGTAGAAGAATAATAGGAGGAGAACGGACTATTCTACCAAGGAGAAGAGACTTTTCAAGTCATTATGACATaattatgaatattaaaaagataaatgaaagtgaaaatgtaatagaacaacaaaaaagaacatcaCCTGAAGTTTCTAAATGTTGTTCATCTCATGGGGATGCTACTGCTAACAGAATGAGTATGGCACATTGTAGCAGCCTGATTCCTTTAGTGGATTATCCAAATGGTAGTGATGGTGAGGATGATAATGATCCTTATAGTAATGATAAAGATGAAGATGAATACAAAGATGAAGATAAAGAAACCACCCCCAAAAGACCCAATCTTAGTTCATAA